In Lutra lutra chromosome 5, mLutLut1.2, whole genome shotgun sequence, a single genomic region encodes these proteins:
- the LOC125101286 gene encoding olfactory receptor 2AK2-like, translating into MKIGNQSVETYFILFGLFQYGQMDTLLFVAIVILFSVALMGNIILMLLILLDTRLHTPMYFLLSQLSFIDMMYISTTVPKMMTNFLSNSKTITFLGCEVQTFVFLALGGTEALLLGFMSYDRYVAICHPLHYPVLMSKRICWFMVTCTWTSASINALLHTLYVFQLPFCRSQIINHFFCEIPSLLPLVCQDTSQYEHTVLLSGLIILLLPFMAILSSYARVLTVVFQMSSGIGQTKAVSTCSSHLIVASLFYVTTLYTYTRPHSLHSPEQDKAVAVFYTIITPLVNPFIYSLRNKEVIRAIRRMLCVCTFVQKI; encoded by the coding sequence ATGAAGATAGGAAACCAAAGTGTTGAAacctattttatactttttggtcTTTTCCAATATGGTCAAATGGACACTCTCCTCTTTGTTGCTATTGTAATCCTCTTTTCAGTGGCTCTCATGGGGAATATCATACTGATGCTTCTCATTCTATTGGACACCAGACTCCACACACCCATGTATTTCCTACTCAGTCAGCTCTCCTTTATTGACATGATGTATATCTCCACCACTGTGCCCAAGATGATGACTAACTTCCTGTCAAACAGTAAGACCATTACATTTTTAGGTTGTGAGGTTCAAACATTTGTGTTCTTGGCTCTTGGTGGAACTGAAGCCCTTCTTCTTGGTTTCATGTCCTATGATCGATACGTAGCCATCTGTCACCCTTTACATTACCCTGTACTCATGAGCAAAAGGATCTGTTGGTTCATGGTCACATGTACATGGACCAGTGCTTCTATCAATGCTTTACTACATACATTGTATGTATTTCAACTTCCATTCTGTAGGTCTCAGATCATTAACcattttttctgtgaaattcCATCTCTTTTGCCATTGGTGTGCCAGGACACTTCCCAATATGAGCATACAGTCCTCCTGAGTGGGCTTATTATTCTGCTGCTACCATTTATGGCTATTCTATCTTCCTATGCCCGTGTCCTTACTGTGGTGTTCCAGATGAGCTCAGGTATAGGACAGACAAAAGCTGTCTCCACTTGCTCCTCTCACCTGATTGTTGCAAGCCTATTTTATGTGACTACTCTCTACACCTATACAAGGCCACACTCCTTGCATTCTCCAGAACAGGATAAGGCAGTGGCAGTGTTTTATACCATCATCACACCTCTTGTGAACCCATTTATTTATAGTCTGAGGAATAAAGAGGTGATCAGGGCCATAAGGagaatgttgtgtgtgtgtacatttgtaCAGAAAATATGA